One part of the Symphalangus syndactylus isolate Jambi chromosome 1, NHGRI_mSymSyn1-v2.1_pri, whole genome shotgun sequence genome encodes these proteins:
- the LOC129488526 gene encoding LOW QUALITY PROTEIN: olfactory receptor 5T2-like (The sequence of the model RefSeq protein was modified relative to this genomic sequence to represent the inferred CDS: inserted 1 base in 1 codon; deleted 2 bases in 1 codon), producing MHIFKFILDFNMKNVTEVTLFVLKVFTDNLELQIIFFFLFLAIYLFTLMGNLGLILLVIGDSQLHKPMYYFLSVLSSVDACYSSVITPNMLLDFTSKNKGISFLGCVAQMFLACAFGTTECFLLAAMAYDRYVAIYNPLLYSVSMSARVYMSLSTASYVAGILHATIHTVATFSLSFCGSNEIRHVFCDIPPLLAISCSDTHTNQLLLFYFVGSIEIVTILIVLILYGLILLAILKMHSAEGRRKVFSTCGCHLTGVSTYHGTILFMYVRPSSSYALDHDMIVSIFYTIVIPMLNPIIYSLRNKNVKDSMKKXFGKNQIINKVFFHAKI from the exons ATGCATATCTTCAAGTTTATTCTAGATTTCAACATGAAGAATGTCACTGAAGTTACCTTATTTGTACTGAAGGTCTTCACAGACAATCTTGAACTGCAGATCATCTTCTTCTTCCTGTTTCTAGCAATCTACCTCTTCACTCTCATGGGAAATTTAGGACTGATTTTACTGGTCATTGGGGATTCCCAGCTCCACAAACCCATGTACTATTTTCTGAGTGTGTTGTCTTCTGTAGACGCCTGCTATTCCTCAGTTATTACCCCAAATATGTTACTAGATTTTACGTCAAAGAATAAAGGAATTTCATTCCTTGGATGTGTAGCACAGATGTttcttgcttgtgcttttggaACCACagaatgctttctt ttggCTGCAATGGCTTATGATCGCTATGTAGCCATCTACAACCCTCTCCTGTATTCAGTTAGCATGTCAGCCAGAGTCTACATGTCGCTCAGCACTGCTTCCTATGTTGCTGGCATTTTACATGCTACTATACATACAGTGGCTACATTTAGCCTGTCCTTCTGTGGATCCAATGAAATTAGGCATGTCTTTTGTGATATCCCTCCTCTCCTTGCTATTTCTTGTTCTGACACTCACACAAACCAGCTTCTACTCTTCTACTTTGTGGGGTCTATTGAGATAGTCACTATCCTGATTGTTCTGATCTTATATGGTTTGATTCTTTTGGCCATTCTGAAGATGCATTCTGCTGAAGGGAGGAGAAAAGTCTTCTCTACATGTGGCTGTCACCTAACTGGAGTGTCAACTTATCATGGGACAATCCTCTTCATGTATGTGAGACCAAGTTCCAGCTACGCTTTGGACCATGACATGATAGTGTCAATATTTTATACCATTGTGATTCCCATGCTGAATCCCATCATCTACAGTTTGAGGAACAAAAATGTGAAAGactcaatgaaaa attttggGAAAAATCAGATTATCAATAAAGTATTCTTTCatgctaaaatataa